From one Brachypodium distachyon strain Bd21 chromosome 4, Brachypodium_distachyon_v3.0, whole genome shotgun sequence genomic stretch:
- the LOC100827821 gene encoding aldehyde dehydrogenase family 3 member H1: protein MAEEVERVAQELRGCFRSGRTRPAEWRAAQLKALVRMIEDKENDISDALHADLAKPRMESYLHEISLAKGACIFALKGMKNWMKPEKVPAAITTFPSTATIVPEPLGVVLIISAWNYPFLLSIDPVIGAIAAGNAVVLKPSEIAPATSSLFAKLLPEYVDSSCIKVVEGGVDETTALLAQKWDKIFYTGNGHVGRIVMAAAAKHLTPVALELGGKCPVIVDSNVDLHVAVKRIAVGKWGCNNGQACIAPDYIITTKTFVTELVDSLKRVLERFYGEDPLQSADLSRIVNSKHFHRIAKLIEDKKVAEKIVLGGQTDEKQLKIAPTVLVDVPHDTALMTEEIFGPLLPIVTVDKIEESIEHINAGTKPLAAYLFSRNKKLQQEFIANVSSGGMLVNDVALHLANPHLPFGGVGDSGTGSYHGKFTFDCFSHKKAVLVRGFGGEANARYPPYTPEKQRILRGLIKGSFFALILALLGFPREKR, encoded by the exons atggcggaggaggtggagagggTGGCGCAGGAGCTGCGGGGATGCTTCAGGTCGGGGCGGACGCGGCCGGCGGAGTGGCGGGCGGCGCAGCTCAAGGCGCTGGTGAGGATGATCGAGGACAAGGAGAACGACATCAGCGACGCGCTCCACGCCGACCTCGCCAAGCCCCGCATGGAGTCCTACCTCCACGAG ATATCACTGGCGAAGGGGGCATGCATATTTGCCTTGAAGGGGATGAAGAATTGGATGAAGCCGGAGAAG GTACCTGCTGCCATAACCACATTCCCGTCCACTGCTACAATTGTGCCAGAGCCCCTTGGTGTCGTGCTCATCATCTCGGCCTGGAACTACCCTTTCT TGCTGTCGATTGACCCCGTAATTGGAGCAATCGCTGCTGGGAATGCAGTTGTGCTGAAGCCATCTGAAATTGCACCGGCAACATCATCGTTATTTGCTAAGCTGCTACCTGAGTATGTTGATAGCTCCTGTATTAAAGTTGTGGAGGGAGGCGTTGATGAAACAACTGCACTGTTGGCACAAAAATGGGATAAGATCTTCTACACAG GAAATGGACATGTAGGCCGCATAGTGATGGCAGCAGCCGCAAAGCATCTAACCCCAGTTGCTCTCGAGCTTGGTGGAAAATGCCCTGTTATTGTTGATTCTAACGTCGATCTTCAC GTTGCTGTTAAGAGGATTGCTGTTGGCAAATGGGGCTGTAACAATGGCCAGGCATGCATTGCTCCGGATTACATCATAACAACGAAAACCTTTGTTACAGAGCTG GTTGACTCTTTGAAGAGAGTTTTGGAAAGGTTCTATGGGGAGGACCCATTACAATCAGCAGACCTGTCTCGTATTGTGAATTCGAAACATTTTCACAGAATTGCAAAACTGATAGAAGATAAGAAAGTAGCCGAGAAGATTGTGCTCGGGGGCCAGACAGACGAGAAGCAATT AAAAATAGCTCCTACTGTGTTGGTAGACGTTCCTCATGATACTGCACTTATGACAGAGGAAATATTTGGCCCCTTGCTTCCAATCGTGACG GTTGACAAGATTGAAGAAAGCATTGAGCACATAAACGCCGGGACGAAGCCACTCGCAGCCTACCTCTTCAGTAGGAACAAGAAGCTGCAACAAGAGTTTATCGCGAACGTCTCATCCGGAGGAATGCTCGTCAACGATGTCGCGCTACAC CTAGCGAACCCACATTTGCCGTTTGGCGGCGTGGGCGACAGCGGGACAGGGTCGTACCACGGCAAGTTCACCTTCGACTGCTTCAGCCACAAGAAGGCGGTGCTGGTCCGTGGGTTCGGCGGCGAGGCGAATGCCAGGTACCCGCCCTACACGCCGGAGAAGCAAAGGATCCTGAGGGGCCTCATAAAGGGCAGCTTTTTTGCGCTGATCCTTGCACTCCTGGGGTTTCCAAGGGAGAAGAGGTAG